The genomic interval GAAGTGCTCTGGATAACCCCACCCCTGCTGAAACTTTAAAAGCTGCTATCCAATGAGCAAAGTCAACACCACTGGCTTACCTATCCCCTGGTCTGCCCAGTTGAGCTGAGCCCTTACAACAAGGGGCTTGCTGTGACTTCTAGGAGCTCCAGATTCTGCAAGCCCATGTAAGTGACCTCTGCCCTTCTCTCAGCTTTTCCCACGGGCCCCATGGCCTCCAGAGGGCCCCTCCCTTAACCATCTTGGCCTCTGCAAGGGCAAGAAGACACCACCACCAAGAAggataaaataagtttttatttatagtcTTATAGTAAAGGGGAAAGCCTTAACTTGCAAGACAATTCTTGGGCAGTATGTAcaacatactttttatttccatggAATGGAATCAAACACAGACTGAGACTACAGAGTACACACTAGAAATCAGCAAATGCCAGGAACGGagtaggaaaaagacaaagaaatgaggCCTAAACACACAAAACCCTTCACTGGGATCTGCTGACCGCAGCCAGGACCAGGGCTGGATCACACGATGGGAACAGGTTCCAGGACAGGTGGAACGGGAGTCGGGTGAGGGCAGGGAAGGGTCCGCACTGGGGGGGCAGGTTTAGTACCAGGTAAATTGCTCTTGGTATTTACATACAAAATCAGTTGGCTCTATTTCTTAGAAACACACACGGAAAGAATGGAAGATTTGATCATTACTTTATGAATCTGTCGTTTTGCAATACCGACATCATCAGAAATAGGGACAATTCACTCAGATTCAAATTTCAGTAGCaggaaataaatatcaaaacGTCATCACTGGCCCTCAATACAAAACCTCTCCCCGACCCGATCCTCCCTCCTTGTCCCACCCCCTACCACCCCATGGCGGCGACCACTTCACTGCTGCCCGCTGTCCCCCACACATACCACACGGGTGTCACACGGCCCTCCCTAAGGCTGGCTGAGAGAGGCAGGAGCGAAACAGGCCAAAGATGGGGCTGCAACTCTGTCCCCACTTGTTTTTATACCACAGACTTCTTCAAGGATCTAGTCTTTTAACAGGAGCGATAaatagctttttaagaaaaaaaaaaaaaaatccttaaaaagaaggGGGATTAATTCTGATTACTCCAAACCGGTCATCTTCTTAAAGTAGAGCAGTCCACAGATTCACAAAGTCTATCAAACGGAGGTGAGGGcggcctgggaggggcaggagtcCTCCGGACAAGTGCCCGGCAGGGCTGGAGGAGCTGGTGGCCGGTCAGGACATCATGTGCTCAGAGGTCCGGCCGGCCGTCTGTCCTCCATAGAAAAAGCTGCCAAGTTGGGGTGTTTTGGTTTAAAAATTCCTGGTGGGTACAGGGAATCCCTGAAGggaaacgttaaaaaaaaaaacaacgtgGAAATGGGGAAGGAGAACGAGAGCTGTTGTCCAAGAGcttctacataaaaataaaattaaaaaaaaaaaaaaagagagagagaaagagggaaaaaaaagtctcttaaatgGTTGTGAGGGTTCTAGGGACGAACTGAAAGAAGGATGGGACGGTGGAGGAGACAGACAGTTTGTATTGCTGGCCTGCCCCGCAGAGCTTAGCTGGCCTCCATCCGGAGCTTCTTCCTGCTTTGGGGCTCTTCGGGCTCCGACTCCGAGCTGGAGTCCGACCCTCCATCGAAGGCAGAGATGGTGCTGCCCTTGGCGTTGGTGTAGAGGCTGTTGTCTGAGGAGGGGTAGTTGGTCTGCAGTTGGGCACTCGACCTCGCCTTCTCCAGTGCACGGACTGAAAGGCAACCAAGCGAGCGGGTTACAGCCTTCTGGAGACTGGGGGAGTGACCAAGTCTCAGCTCAGGGTCCAGCCTGTTCTTCCGAAGGGCTTGCTGGCCCCCGAGGCTCAGGGTGGCTCAGAAGTAACACCCTTCTGGTAGCTGTTCCACCCACAGGCTTCATTGCCCTTCTCCTTTCCCAGCCAGACCCGGGGCCCCAGTGGACATGGCCAGCCACTCCGCAATGCCACCCAACCCTAAAGAGAAGGCTTGTGATGTCACCGTCCTGCCATGGAAGCCGAGCGTAGAGACGGGAGCATAAGCTCCCCGTGGGACCCAGCAATGCAATGACAGAGGAGAAGCTGGCCTGGCCATGCCAGGTTCCACAAAGGTGTGAAGGCCACACAACAGCAGGAAAGGATGACATAGGATGTGTCAGCCAAAGAAAAGGCTTGGCTTAGCTCTCTTGTACAAGATCCACTTGGAAAGACAAGCTGGACACTTGGAAGCAAGTCACCAATACACACGGAATACCTGGGCCTTTTGACACGTAGCCCCTACATGCAGGCTGCTTGGCCCAGTAACCAACCCGCTGCCGCCTCCCACTGCCCGTCCCTTGGGGTTCAGCTCATCTGGAGCCTGGAAGGTCAacccatttattttatcttattttattttattttatttgaggtgTTCTAACCCAGGTGGTTACTTGCATTTCCTTTTACTTGCATCTTCcatgagggaggaagagaagtgaaTTCCCCAGGAACAAAGAACTTGATCAGCTCTCGCTTTCCCCTGTGGTTGTAGGAAAAGGCGGGTGTGAGCATTGGAGAACAGCATGGGCCTGGCCCATAGGCTGCCCTGATTGGACTACCATTGACAATGGGGAGGGCTCACTGTCCCTGAACACCTGGAGTTTCTGGTACTTACACAGCACACTCCAATCCAAGGACCTCAAAGCTCTTTTGAGACACCTGATGCCAGGTGTGACCCCTACTGTAGGCAGAGCACCTGAGCCCCAGGAAGGGGAGAGATCAGGTCAGAAAAAGTCTTCAAACGTCCAACCCCTGGACTCCACTGTTCCCTCACTGGCGGCTCAGGTCCTGCCTCAGGATGGTTCTAACACTCGACTATTCAGCCCAAGAAGCAGGCCGCAGCTGCTTATGAGCACGCGCTCTGTAACTGGTTCTGACTCTGCAGGCCCAGGTGCGAAGCGCTGACCTGGCCGGAGCATAGCAGGGCCAGTGGCCCCACCAGCTCAGGGGCTCACCTTGCTGCTCCAGGAGAGCATTCTGCCGCTTGAGGTCATCAATATCTTGctggtgtgtgtggtttttcCTTCGCATATACTGGATATACTCTGTGGCTTTGTCTAGGATTTGGGCCCGGGATGCCTGTTGCAataggagaaaaagcaaagggaacaaaataacGACCTAGTCC from Mustela erminea isolate mMusErm1 chromosome 5, mMusErm1.Pri, whole genome shotgun sequence carries:
- the MAX gene encoding protein max isoform X3, which translates into the protein MSDNDDIEVESDEEQPRFQSAADKRAHHNALERKRRDHIKDSFHSLRDSVPSLQGEKSVHWRRRGRVPNCRPTTPPQTTASTPTPRAAPSLPSMEGRTPARSRSPKSPKAGRSSGWRPAKLCGAGQQYKLSVSSTVPSFFQFVPRTLTTI
- the MAX gene encoding protein max isoform X1 → MSDNDDIEVESDEEQPRFQSAADKRAHHNALERKRRDHIKDSFHSLRDSVPSLQGEKASRAQILDKATEYIQYMRRKNHTHQQDIDDLKRQNALLEQQVRALEKARSSAQLQTNYPSSDNSLYTNAKGSTISAFDGGSDSSSESEPEEPQSRKKLRMEAS
- the MAX gene encoding protein max isoform X2; its protein translation is MSDNDDIEVESDADKRAHHNALERKRRDHIKDSFHSLRDSVPSLQGEKASRAQILDKATEYIQYMRRKNHTHQQDIDDLKRQNALLEQQVRALEKARSSAQLQTNYPSSDNSLYTNAKGSTISAFDGGSDSSSESEPEEPQSRKKLRMEAS
- the MAX gene encoding protein max isoform X4; protein product: MTSSGRMLSWSSKGKARADQVLCSWGIHFSSSLMEDASKRKFRALEKARSSAQLQTNYPSSDNSLYTNAKGSTISAFDGGSDSSSESEPEEPQSRKKLRMEAS